The Phoenix dactylifera cultivar Barhee BC4 chromosome 15, palm_55x_up_171113_PBpolish2nd_filt_p, whole genome shotgun sequence genome contains a region encoding:
- the LOC103705838 gene encoding paired amphipathic helix protein Sin3-like 3, which produces MPSAKTLENACSASNSSAANNINIHATTADALNYLKLVKVAFQNEPRKYDIFLETMKDFKSHRIDTSTVTTRIKNLFSGHPELILGFNFFLPIEHHITIPAEEVAAHYVDRVNLGDI; this is translated from the exons GTTGGAAAATGCATGTTCAGCAAGCAATAGTTCAGCTGCTAATAATATCAACATCCACGCAACCACAGCCGATGCGCTGAATTATTTGAAGCTTGTCAAGGTTGCCTTCCAAAATGAACCCAGAAAATATGACATATTCCTTGAGACAATGAAAGATTTTAAAAGCCACAG GATAGACACCAGCACTGTGACAACAAGGATCAAAAATTTGTTTTCTGGCCACCCGGAGTTAATTCTGGGTTTTAACTTCTTCTTGCCCATAGAACATCATATCACTATCCCTGCTGAGGAAGTAGCTGCGCACTATGTGGACAGAGTAAATTTGGGAGATATCTAA